In one window of Patescibacteria group bacterium DNA:
- the leuS gene encoding leucine--tRNA ligase has product MNQSYNHREIEKKWQEIWEKERIFCVSNNSKKQKRYVLDMFPYPSAAGLHVGHPEGYTATDIYCRYLKMNDFEVIHPIGWDAFGLPAENYAIKIGVHPKKSTEDNIKNFTKQIKSFGFSYDWERVINTSDPNYYKWSQWFFLLLYKNGLAYKKLAPVNWCQSCNTVLANEQVVDGRCERCKNEVVQKDLEQWFFRVTKYAEELLSDMDKLDWPEALKTMQRNWIGRSDGAEIDFQIKDFNKQIKVFTTRPDTLYGSTYIVLTPEHKLVEELKDKIQNFDEVKKYIITTSKKSNLERTDLNKNKTGVELCGTKAINPVNKKEIPIYISDYVLSSYGTGAIMCVPAHDERDFEFANKFNLSIIDVVKSNRRKKVLILHGISGSSKSNWYLSLKKDLEKMNYEVIVPDMPDSDKPVVKKWIEALKPFVADFTESDILIGHSMGAPALMHLINKINLKVDKLFLVAPATEFMSEEKIKNSDAFSDDNVEFAINFLKEKIDYKKIQSNVFKIYAYFSDNDPYIELSEKEKLEKVLKAEYKIFENYGHFSESTGVKKFPEIIKDIESRIRATEASGIMLNSEEFDGMNSEDAKIKITEKASGKLTVQYKIRDWLVSRQRYWGAPIPIIYCDKCGMVEVREIDLPVLLPDDVTDFRPTGKSPLASSKQFNENVKCPKCGCNAKRELDTMDGFVDNSWYYYRYLDPNNDQEFCSKENIEKWMPVDTYVGGAEHAVGHLIYSRFFTKVLRDTGYLNFDEPFLKLINQGLILGTDGQKMSKSLGNVVNPDEVIDEFGADSFRMYEMFMGPLEDPKPWNTDGIRGQRRFLDKNWQYFLDLKYGNDKHEKLESLLHKTIKKVSEDIESFKFNTAISSLMIYFKELSLLKNPKRELVDSYLIMLSCFAPHVSEEIWEILKNNNFICNQVWPKYDKRLIIENKVNIPVQVNGKLRASVVVSVDIKEEELKNLILQIENVKNYLENKNILKFIYIKNKIVNIVVS; this is encoded by the coding sequence ATGAATCAATCGTATAATCATAGAGAAATAGAGAAAAAATGGCAGGAAATATGGGAAAAAGAGAGAATATTTTGTGTTTCCAATAACTCAAAAAAACAAAAAAGATATGTTCTTGACATGTTTCCATATCCAAGTGCTGCAGGACTCCACGTTGGACATCCAGAAGGATATACTGCTACAGATATTTATTGTAGATATTTGAAGATGAATGATTTTGAAGTTATACATCCTATAGGTTGGGACGCGTTTGGTTTGCCAGCAGAAAATTATGCTATAAAAATAGGGGTTCATCCAAAAAAAAGTACAGAAGATAATATCAAAAACTTTACAAAACAAATAAAAAGCTTTGGTTTTAGTTATGATTGGGAAAGAGTTATAAATACTTCCGATCCAAATTATTATAAATGGAGTCAATGGTTTTTTCTTTTGTTGTATAAAAATGGTTTGGCTTACAAAAAATTAGCTCCTGTAAATTGGTGTCAGTCATGCAATACAGTTTTGGCAAATGAACAAGTTGTAGATGGAAGATGTGAGAGATGTAAAAATGAAGTAGTTCAAAAAGATTTGGAACAGTGGTTTTTTAGAGTTACAAAATATGCAGAAGAGTTATTGTCTGATATGGATAAACTTGATTGGCCAGAGGCACTAAAGACAATGCAGAGAAATTGGATAGGAAGATCAGATGGTGCAGAAATTGATTTTCAAATAAAAGATTTTAATAAACAAATAAAAGTGTTTACTACTCGTCCTGATACTTTGTATGGATCTACATATATAGTGCTTACCCCAGAACATAAATTAGTAGAAGAATTGAAAGACAAAATACAAAATTTTGATGAAGTAAAAAAATATATAATAACTACTTCAAAAAAAAGTAATCTTGAAAGAACAGATTTGAATAAAAATAAAACAGGGGTAGAGCTATGTGGGACAAAAGCTATTAATCCAGTAAATAAAAAAGAAATTCCAATTTATATTTCAGATTATGTTTTATCTTCATATGGAACTGGAGCTATAATGTGTGTTCCTGCTCACGATGAAAGGGATTTTGAATTTGCAAATAAATTTAATTTATCAATAATAGATGTTGTAAAATCAAACAGAAGGAAAAAAGTTTTGATTTTACATGGTATATCTGGAAGTTCAAAGAGTAATTGGTATTTGTCTCTTAAAAAAGATTTGGAAAAAATGAATTATGAAGTAATAGTTCCTGATATGCCTGATAGTGATAAACCGGTTGTCAAAAAATGGATTGAAGCATTAAAACCATTTGTAGCTGATTTTACAGAAAGTGATATTTTGATAGGTCATAGTATGGGAGCACCAGCTCTTATGCATTTGATAAATAAGATAAATTTAAAAGTTGATAAATTATTTCTCGTTGCTCCTGCAACAGAATTTATGAGTGAAGAAAAAATAAAAAATAGTGACGCATTTTCTGATGATAATGTTGAATTTGCTATAAATTTTTTGAAAGAAAAAATTGATTACAAAAAAATACAATCAAATGTTTTTAAAATTTATGCATATTTTTCTGACAATGATCCATATATTGAATTAAGCGAAAAAGAAAAATTGGAAAAAGTATTAAAAGCTGAATATAAAATTTTTGAAAATTATGGACATTTTAGTGAAAGTACTGGTGTAAAAAAATTTCCAGAAATAATTAAAGATATTGAAAGTAGAATTAGAGCAACTGAGGCAAGTGGAATAATGTTAAACTCAGAAGAATTTGATGGAATGAATTCAGAAGATGCAAAAATAAAAATTACAGAAAAGGCAAGTGGAAAATTAACTGTTCAATATAAAATAAGAGATTGGCTTGTTTCTCGTCAGCGTTATTGGGGGGCCCCAATTCCTATTATTTATTGTGATAAATGTGGAATGGTAGAAGTGAGAGAAATTGATTTGCCCGTTTTACTTCCAGATGATGTAACAGATTTTCGACCTACAGGAAAATCACCACTTGCGTCTTCAAAACAATTTAATGAAAATGTAAAATGTCCAAAATGCGGTTGTAATGCGAAAAGAGAGCTTGATACAATGGATGGATTTGTAGATAATTCTTGGTATTATTATAGGTATCTAGATCCAAACAATGATCAAGAATTTTGTTCAAAAGAAAATATAGAAAAATGGATGCCAGTAGATACTTATGTTGGTGGAGCAGAGCATGCTGTAGGGCATTTGATATACTCTAGATTTTTTACAAAAGTTTTAAGAGATACGGGGTATTTGAATTTTGATGAGCCATTTTTGAAACTTATAAATCAAGGTCTTATACTTGGAACAGATGGTCAAAAAATGAGTAAATCTCTTGGTAACGTAGTAAATCCAGATGAGGTAATAGACGAATTTGGTGCAGATAGTTTTAGAATGTATGAAATGTTTATGGGTCCACTTGAAGATCCAAAGCCATGGAATACTGATGGAATTCGTGGACAAAGAAGATTTTTGGATAAAAATTGGCAGTATTTTTTGGATTTAAAATATGGAAATGATAAACACGAGAAATTAGAATCATTATTACATAAAACTATCAAAAAAGTTTCTGAAGATATTGAATCTTTCAAGTTCAATACTGCAATAAGTTCGCTTATGATTTATTTCAAAGAACTTAGTTTATTAAAAAATCCAAAAAGAGAATTAGTAGATTCTTATCTTATAATGCTTTCATGTTTTGCACCTCATGTATCTGAGGAAATTTGGGAAATTTTAAAAAATAATAATTTCATATGTAATCAGGTGTGGCCAAAATATGACAAAAGATTAATAATAGAAAATAAGGTAAATATTCCAGTACAAGTAAATGGTAAACTTAGAGCAAGTGTTGTGGTAAGTGTTGATATAAAAGAAGAAGAATTAAAAAATCTTATTTTACAAATTGAAAATGTAAAAAATTATTTAGAGAATAAAAATATTTTGAAATTTATTTATATAAAAAATAAAATAGTAAATATAGTTGTTAGTTAA